One window from the genome of Pseudomonas frederiksbergensis encodes:
- a CDS encoding alpha-ketoacid dehydrogenase subunit beta encodes MARKISYQQAINEALAQEMRRDSSVFIMGEDVAGGAGAPGENDAWGGVLGVTKGLYDQFPGRVLDTPLSEIGYVGAAVGAATCGVRPVCELMFVDFAGCCLDQILNQAAKFRYMFGGKASTPLVIRTMVGAGLRAAAQHSQMLTSLWTHIPGLKVVCPSSPYDAKGLLIQAIRDNDPVIFCEHKLLYSMQGEVPEELYTVPFGEANFLRDGKDVTLVSYGRLVNTAMDAARNLAGRGIDCEVIDLRTTSPLDEDSILESVEKTGRLVVIDEANPRCSMATDISALVAQKAFGALKAPIEMVTAPHTPVPFSDSLEDLYIPDAAKIEQAVLNVIEWSKR; translated from the coding sequence ATGGCGAGAAAAATCAGCTATCAGCAGGCAATCAACGAAGCCTTGGCCCAGGAAATGCGCCGCGACTCCAGCGTGTTCATCATGGGTGAGGACGTGGCCGGTGGTGCCGGCGCACCCGGTGAGAACGATGCCTGGGGCGGCGTGCTCGGCGTCACCAAGGGGCTTTACGACCAGTTTCCCGGACGCGTGCTGGACACGCCGCTGTCGGAAATCGGTTATGTCGGCGCGGCGGTCGGCGCTGCCACCTGCGGCGTGCGCCCGGTGTGCGAACTGATGTTCGTCGACTTCGCCGGCTGCTGCCTGGACCAGATCCTCAACCAGGCGGCGAAATTCCGCTACATGTTCGGCGGCAAGGCCTCCACACCCCTGGTCATCCGCACCATGGTCGGGGCCGGCCTGCGTGCCGCGGCGCAACATTCACAGATGCTCACGTCTTTGTGGACGCATATTCCGGGGCTGAAAGTGGTGTGCCCATCATCGCCCTACGACGCCAAGGGCCTGCTGATCCAGGCCATTCGCGACAACGATCCGGTGATCTTCTGCGAGCACAAGTTGCTCTACAGCATGCAGGGCGAGGTGCCGGAAGAGCTCTACACCGTGCCGTTCGGCGAGGCCAACTTCCTGCGCGACGGCAAGGACGTGACCCTGGTGTCCTACGGGCGGCTGGTCAACACCGCCATGGACGCGGCGCGCAACCTGGCCGGCCGCGGCATCGACTGCGAAGTGATCGACCTGCGCACCACCAGCCCGCTGGACGAGGACAGCATCCTCGAAAGCGTCGAGAAGACCGGGCGCCTGGTGGTGATCGACGAGGCCAACCCGCGCTGCTCCATGGCGACCGACATCTCGGCGCTGGTGGCGCAAAAGGCCTTCGGCGCGCTCAAGGCTCCGATTGAAATGGTCACCGCGCCGCACACGCCGGTGCCGTTCTCCGATTCCCTGGAAGACTTGTACATCCCTGACGCGGCGAAGATCGAACAAGCCGTGCTCAACGTGATCGAGTGGAGCAAGCGCTGA
- a CDS encoding thiamine pyrophosphate-dependent dehydrogenase E1 component subunit alpha — protein MSTSLTHDQLLHAYQVMRTIRAFEERLHVEFATGEIPGFVHLYAGEEASAAGVMAHLGDDDCIASNHRGHGHCIAKGVDVYGMMAEIYGKKTGVCQGKGGSMHIADFEKGMLGANGIVGAGAPLVVGAALAARLKGTDSVAVVFFGDGGSNEGAVFEAMNMASVWNLPCLFIAENNGYAEATASNWSVACDHIADRAAGFGMPGVTVDGFDFFAVHEAAGAAVERARAGEGPSLIEVKLTRYYGHFEGDAQTYRAPDEVKHFRDNQDCLMQFRDRTTRAGLLTVEQLDQIDKEVEMLIENAVYKAKSDPKPCAADLLTDVYVSYP, from the coding sequence ATGTCGACATCGCTCACCCATGATCAATTGCTGCACGCCTATCAGGTCATGCGCACCATCCGCGCCTTCGAAGAGCGCCTGCACGTGGAGTTCGCCACTGGCGAGATCCCTGGTTTCGTCCACTTGTATGCCGGCGAAGAGGCCTCGGCCGCCGGCGTCATGGCCCACCTGGGCGATGACGACTGCATCGCCTCCAACCACCGTGGCCACGGCCATTGCATCGCCAAGGGCGTGGACGTCTACGGGATGATGGCCGAGATCTATGGCAAGAAAACCGGCGTCTGCCAAGGCAAGGGCGGCTCGATGCACATCGCCGATTTCGAGAAAGGCATGCTCGGCGCCAACGGCATCGTCGGCGCCGGTGCGCCATTGGTAGTCGGCGCGGCCCTCGCGGCGCGGCTCAAGGGCACCGACAGCGTCGCCGTGGTGTTTTTCGGCGACGGCGGCTCCAACGAAGGCGCTGTGTTCGAAGCCATGAACATGGCCTCGGTGTGGAACCTGCCGTGCCTGTTCATCGCGGAAAACAATGGCTACGCCGAAGCCACCGCGTCGAACTGGTCGGTCGCCTGCGACCACATCGCCGACCGCGCCGCCGGCTTCGGCATGCCCGGCGTGACCGTCGATGGCTTTGACTTCTTTGCCGTCCATGAAGCCGCCGGAGCTGCTGTGGAACGCGCCCGTGCCGGGGAGGGGCCGTCGTTGATCGAGGTCAAGCTGACCCGCTACTACGGCCACTTCGAGGGCGACGCCCAGACCTATCGCGCACCCGACGAGGTCAAGCATTTCCGCGATAACCAGGACTGCCTGATGCAGTTCCGCGACCGTACCACCCGGGCTGGGCTGCTCACCGTCGAGCAGTTGGACCAGATCGACAAGGAAGTCGAGATGCTGATCGAAAACGCCGTGTACAAGGCCAAGTCCGATCCCAAGCCTTGCGCGGCGGACCTGTTGACCGACGTCTACGTCAGCTATCCCTGA
- a CDS encoding ATP-NAD kinase family protein, which yields MSRQPLTVGIIANPASGRDVRRLTANAGLFSSTDKVSVIQRLLAAFGATGIEHVLMPTDMIGMAAAVLKNSHSRQARSSHWPALEFLDLTLRQTVEDTRRAARLMAERGVALIAVLGGDGTHKAVAAEVGDIPLLTLSTGTNNAFPELREATSAGLAGGLYASGRIPDEIGLRRNKRLLVCDAARGLREVALVDVAVSPLRFVGARAISRAQDLAEVFVTFAEPQSIGLSALCGLWFPVSRQAPGGAWMRLDPQSPEALLVPLAPGLLQGCGVLAAGPLAPGVAHGLSLSAGTLALDGEREIEFNVQDRPTVTLDAGGPLSIDVNAVLTYAAQQRLLAIGREHPQHPLNLQEDTPGE from the coding sequence ATGAGCCGCCAACCGCTCACTGTCGGCATCATCGCCAACCCCGCATCGGGCCGTGACGTGCGGCGCCTGACCGCCAATGCCGGGCTGTTTTCCAGTACCGACAAGGTTTCGGTGATCCAGCGCCTGCTGGCCGCGTTCGGCGCCACCGGCATCGAGCACGTGCTGATGCCCACCGACATGATCGGCATGGCCGCCGCCGTGCTGAAGAACAGCCACAGTCGCCAGGCCCGCAGCAGCCACTGGCCGGCCCTGGAATTCCTCGACCTGACCCTGCGCCAGACCGTCGAAGACACCCGCCGCGCCGCACGCCTGATGGCCGAGCGCGGGGTGGCGTTGATCGCCGTGCTGGGCGGCGACGGGACCCACAAAGCCGTGGCGGCCGAGGTTGGCGACATTCCTCTGCTGACCCTTTCCACCGGCACCAACAATGCTTTCCCCGAACTGCGCGAGGCCACCAGCGCCGGGCTGGCCGGCGGGCTGTACGCCAGCGGCAGGATCCCGGACGAAATCGGTTTGCGCCGCAACAAGCGTTTGCTGGTATGCGATGCCGCTCGCGGCTTGCGTGAAGTCGCCCTGGTGGACGTTGCCGTGTCGCCGCTGCGCTTCGTCGGCGCCCGGGCCATCAGCCGGGCACAGGATCTGGCCGAAGTGTTCGTGACCTTCGCCGAGCCGCAGTCCATCGGCTTGTCGGCGCTGTGCGGTTTGTGGTTTCCGGTGTCCCGCCAGGCGCCGGGCGGTGCCTGGATGCGCCTGGACCCGCAATCGCCCGAAGCGCTGCTGGTGCCGCTCGCGCCGGGCTTGTTGCAAGGCTGTGGGGTACTGGCCGCTGGCCCGCTGGCACCCGGCGTCGCCCATGGCTTGTCGCTTTCGGCCGGCACGTTGGCCCTGGATGGCGAGCGGGAAATCGAATTCAACGTGCAGGACCGGCCCACGGTCACCCTCGATGCCGGCGGCCCGCTGAGCATCGACGTCAACGCGGTGCTCACCTACGCCGCGCAACAACGCTTGTTGGCCATCGGCCGCGAGCACCCGCAACACCCCTTGAACCTTCAAGAAGACACCCCTGGAGAATAA
- a CDS encoding sigma-54-dependent Fis family transcriptional regulator, producing the protein MLSAHSRAHVDCVSRVLKNATQLPQLPVPDLILDSWRRSMEQHHLDPGSLQGPRILSNDVLKQCRERSELFLNIASDEVARLHGRVRDADYCVLLTDAQGQTIDYRVETTLRNDCRKAGLYLGTCWSEGEEGTCGVAAVLTAKTAVTVHKRDHFRAAFIGLTCSAAPVFDPQGELLGVLDVSAVRSPDDRRSQHLIRQMVVQSAREIEQAFFMSSAQGYWVLRAHRNAGYVDSQPDFLFAWDDDGCLQALNPAARQYLMQRYGQLPRHISQVFDPQLLHRARDESLYPLEMDLHGRLSAPRRRATSRQRAAMTPTELDPRLADSLNLAVRVKDRNLPVLIQGETGSGKEVFARQLHQASQRRDRPFVALNCAAIPESLIESELFGYVAGAFTGASAKGMQGLLQQADGGTLFLDEIGDMPLALQTRLLRVLAEGEVAPLGASRRKAVDIQVICATHRDLEALVAAGEFREDLYFRLGGARFQLPPLRERTDRLALINRILEEEVALCGGPVQLSGAALECLLGYHWPGNVRQLRHVLRYACAVCEASVIQLDHLPESLHGEQTTANADEPSASPERQALLDALVRHRWKPTPTARALGISRATLYRRVHQHGIEMPGRRPG; encoded by the coding sequence ATGCTTTCCGCTCACTCCAGGGCGCATGTGGATTGCGTCAGCCGCGTGCTGAAGAACGCCACCCAACTGCCGCAATTGCCCGTGCCGGACCTGATCCTCGACTCCTGGCGCCGCTCCATGGAGCAACATCACCTGGACCCCGGCTCGCTGCAGGGGCCGCGAATCCTGTCCAACGACGTGCTCAAGCAATGTCGCGAGCGCTCGGAACTGTTCCTCAATATCGCCAGCGACGAAGTGGCACGCCTGCATGGCCGGGTGCGCGATGCCGACTATTGCGTGCTGTTGACCGATGCCCAAGGCCAGACCATCGACTATCGGGTGGAAACCACTCTTCGCAACGACTGCCGCAAGGCCGGGCTGTACCTGGGCACATGTTGGTCGGAAGGTGAAGAAGGCACCTGCGGCGTGGCGGCGGTGCTCACGGCCAAGACGGCGGTGACGGTGCACAAGCGCGACCACTTCCGCGCGGCATTCATCGGCCTGACTTGCTCCGCCGCGCCGGTCTTCGACCCCCAAGGCGAGTTGCTCGGCGTGCTGGACGTCTCGGCGGTGCGCTCGCCGGATGACCGACGCTCCCAGCACCTGATCCGGCAAATGGTGGTTCAGAGCGCCCGGGAAATCGAACAGGCATTTTTCATGAGCAGTGCCCAGGGCTATTGGGTGCTGCGGGCCCATCGCAACGCCGGCTACGTCGACAGCCAGCCGGATTTCCTCTTTGCCTGGGATGACGACGGCTGCCTGCAAGCCCTGAACCCGGCGGCGCGCCAGTACCTGATGCAACGCTATGGCCAGCTGCCTCGCCACATCAGCCAGGTCTTCGACCCACAATTGCTGCACCGCGCCCGGGACGAAAGCCTCTACCCCCTGGAAATGGACTTGCATGGCCGCTTGAGCGCGCCACGCCGCCGCGCCACATCGCGCCAGCGCGCCGCAATGACGCCGACCGAACTCGACCCACGCCTGGCCGACAGCCTGAACCTGGCGGTGCGCGTCAAGGACCGTAACCTGCCGGTGCTGATCCAGGGCGAGACCGGTTCCGGCAAGGAAGTCTTCGCCCGCCAGCTGCACCAGGCCAGCCAGCGCCGCGACCGGCCTTTCGTGGCCTTGAACTGCGCGGCCATCCCGGAAAGCCTGATCGAGAGTGAGTTGTTCGGCTATGTCGCCGGCGCCTTTACCGGCGCCTCGGCCAAGGGCATGCAAGGCCTGTTGCAGCAGGCCGACGGTGGCACGCTGTTCCTCGATGAAATCGGTGACATGCCGCTGGCCTTGCAAACGCGCTTGTTGCGGGTGCTGGCCGAAGGCGAAGTGGCGCCGTTGGGGGCCTCACGGCGCAAGGCTGTGGACATCCAGGTGATCTGCGCCACCCACCGCGACCTGGAAGCCCTTGTGGCGGCCGGCGAGTTTCGCGAGGATTTGTATTTCCGCCTTGGCGGTGCGCGCTTCCAGCTGCCGCCGCTGCGTGAGCGTACCGACCGGTTGGCGTTGATCAATCGCATCCTGGAGGAAGAGGTGGCGCTGTGCGGGGGGCCGGTGCAACTGAGCGGCGCGGCGCTGGAATGCCTGCTGGGGTATCACTGGCCGGGCAACGTCCGGCAACTGAGGCATGTGCTGCGCTATGCCTGCGCAGTCTGCGAAGCGAGCGTAATCCAGCTCGACCATTTACCGGAATCACTGCACGGGGAACAAACCACCGCGAACGCCGACGAACCCAGCGCCAGTCCGGAACGCCAGGCGCTGCTGGATGCCTTGGTGCGGCATCGCTGGAAACCCACCCCCACGGCCCGGGCGCTGGGTATTTCCCGGGCCACGCTGTACCGCCGGGTGCATCAGCATGGGATCGAAATGCCCGGCAGGCGCCCCGGGTGA
- a CDS encoding cytochrome c biogenesis protein DipZ, whose product MLLIAFLGGILTILSPCILPVVPFLFARANQSRSSVLLTLGGMVLTFALVSSLAVASSEWVIRASSVGRQVALVVMVLFALSLMFSRVGTWLARPLVSLGNRLDAGAGRMGGPVASVLIGIATGLLWAPCAGPILGVILTGAMLQGASAQTSLLLLAYGLGSALSLGTLILAGRGLIGRLKPSLPITAWLRRATGTLVLLAAVAIGTGADDRLLAATSSQQSASLEKSLLENVPKAIDYVVSKAGASTMPTLDAQGAMPALDGAVQWLNSPPLSSESLRGKVVLVDFWTYDCINCQRTLPYVNDWAKKYEKDGLVVIGVHTPEYGYEKIINNVREQVRKLDIHYPVAIDNQYAIWRAFNNQYWPAHYFIDAKGQVRYSHFGEGRYGEQEQVIQQLLQEAKAGK is encoded by the coding sequence ATGCTTCTGATCGCATTTCTCGGCGGGATCCTGACGATCCTCAGCCCTTGTATTCTTCCCGTGGTGCCGTTCCTGTTCGCCCGGGCCAATCAATCGCGCAGCTCGGTGTTATTGACGCTGGGAGGCATGGTGCTGACCTTTGCCCTGGTGTCGAGCCTGGCGGTCGCCAGCAGCGAGTGGGTCATACGGGCCAGCAGCGTCGGTCGGCAAGTCGCCCTGGTGGTGATGGTGCTGTTCGCCTTGTCGTTGATGTTCAGCCGGGTCGGTACCTGGCTCGCCCGGCCCCTGGTCAGCCTGGGCAATCGTCTTGATGCCGGTGCCGGGCGGATGGGCGGGCCTGTCGCGTCGGTGCTGATCGGCATTGCCACCGGGCTGCTCTGGGCACCGTGCGCCGGGCCGATCCTCGGCGTCATCCTGACCGGGGCGATGCTGCAGGGTGCTAGTGCGCAGACCAGCCTGTTGTTGCTCGCCTACGGCCTGGGCAGTGCCTTGTCGCTGGGGACGTTGATCCTTGCCGGTCGGGGCTTGATCGGTCGGCTGAAACCCTCGCTGCCGATCACGGCCTGGCTGCGTCGGGCCACCGGTACGCTGGTCTTGCTGGCGGCTGTGGCAATCGGCACTGGGGCGGATGACCGGTTATTGGCGGCGACGTCATCGCAACAGTCGGCCAGCCTGGAGAAAAGCCTGCTGGAGAATGTGCCCAAGGCCATCGACTACGTGGTGAGCAAGGCGGGCGCGAGCACCATGCCGACGCTCGATGCCCAAGGTGCCATGCCTGCGCTGGACGGCGCAGTGCAATGGCTCAACTCGCCGCCGCTGAGCAGCGAATCGTTGCGGGGCAAGGTGGTACTGGTGGATTTCTGGACCTACGACTGCATCAACTGCCAGCGCACGCTGCCGTATGTGAACGATTGGGCGAAGAAATACGAGAAGGACGGGCTGGTGGTCATTGGCGTGCACACCCCGGAGTACGGTTACGAGAAGATCATCAATAACGTGCGCGAGCAGGTGCGCAAGCTCGACATCCACTACCCGGTGGCCATCGACAACCAGTATGCAATCTGGCGCGCCTTCAACAACCAATACTGGCCGGCCCATTACTTCATCGATGCCAAGGGACAGGTACGCTACAGCCACTTTGGCGAAGGGCGCTATGGCGAGCAGGAGCAGGTGATCCAGCAATTGCTGCAGGAGGCGAAGGCCGGTAAGTAA
- a CDS encoding DUF2790 domain-containing protein — translation MNTKAIYAACLFAALNICTLSARAESNVQAQTYTYGTHLDVRKVLSLSEDPQPACGVVNAHMTYLDSAGHEQALDYRKLSDNCTNQS, via the coding sequence ATGAACACCAAAGCCATCTACGCCGCCTGCCTGTTCGCCGCACTGAACATCTGCACCCTGTCGGCCCGGGCCGAAAGCAACGTCCAGGCGCAAACCTATACCTATGGCACTCACCTGGATGTGCGCAAGGTGCTGTCGCTGAGTGAAGACCCACAGCCGGCCTGCGGCGTGGTGAATGCGCACATGACCTACCTGGATTCGGCGGGTCATGAGCAGGCGCTGGATTACCGCAAGCTTTCCGATAACTGCACCAACCAGAGTTGA
- a CDS encoding response regulator, with translation MDHVDHVLIVDDDREIRELVGNYLKKNGLRTTVVADGRQMRAFLETTPVDLIVLDIMMPGDDGLVLCRELRAGKHKATPVLMLTARNDETDRIIGLEMGADDYLVKPFAARELLARINAVLRRTRMLPPNLVVTESGRLLAFGRWRLDTTARHLLDSDGTMVALSGAEYRLLRVFLDHPQRVLNRDQLLNLTQGRDADLFDRSIDLLVSRLRQRLLDDAREPAYIKTVRSEGYVFSLPVEILEAPV, from the coding sequence ATGGATCATGTCGATCATGTGTTGATCGTGGATGACGATCGCGAGATCAGGGAACTGGTAGGCAACTACCTGAAAAAGAACGGCCTGCGCACCACGGTGGTCGCGGATGGCCGGCAAATGCGCGCTTTTCTGGAAACCACGCCGGTCGACCTGATCGTGCTGGACATCATGATGCCCGGCGACGATGGCCTGGTGTTGTGCCGGGAACTGCGCGCCGGCAAGCACAAGGCCACGCCGGTCTTGATGCTCACCGCTCGCAACGACGAGACCGACCGCATCATCGGCCTGGAAATGGGCGCCGACGATTACCTGGTCAAGCCTTTCGCCGCCCGGGAGCTGCTGGCGCGGATCAACGCGGTGCTGCGGCGCACGCGCATGCTGCCACCCAACCTGGTGGTCACCGAGAGCGGGCGCCTCCTGGCATTCGGCCGCTGGAGGCTGGACACCACGGCTCGGCACCTGCTGGACAGCGACGGCACCATGGTGGCCTTGAGCGGCGCCGAATACCGCCTCCTACGGGTGTTCCTCGACCATCCGCAGCGGGTGCTCAACCGCGACCAGCTGCTGAACCTGACCCAGGGCCGTGACGCCGACCTGTTCGACCGTTCCATCGACTTGCTGGTCAGTCGCCTGCGCCAACGCCTGTTGGACGACGCCCGCGAACCCGCGTACATCAAGACCGTTCGCAGCGAAGGCTATGTGTTTTCGCTGCCGGTGGAGATCCTCGAGGCCCCGGTATGA
- a CDS encoding ATP-binding protein, protein MRLPLRWPRTLASRLSLIFLIGLILAQGLSFGVQYYERYESAKNTMLGNLETDVSTSVAILDRLPAAERPAWLPKLARRNYGYVLDEGQPGTPMLPNNAPISVSSIQQALGETYALTYNQIPGPKMHYQAHLRLKDGNPLTIDVRPAMAPLSPWLPMVLLGQLALLIGCTWLAVRIAVSPLTRLAQAVETLDPNAHGVRLDEKGPTEVVHAAKAFNAMQDRIAVYLKERMHLLAAISHDLQTPITRMKLRAEFMDDGIEKDKLYSDLGEMEHLVREGVAYARSIHGATEASCRISLDAFLDSLVFDYQDTGQDVQLSGKNAAIIDTRPHALRRVLVNLVDNALKFGGSAQIQVQPAANGQLAIQVLDRGPGISEQELAEVLKPFYRVESSRNRETGGTGLGLAIAQQLANAMGGALTLSNREGGGLCAELRLGCDPQA, encoded by the coding sequence ATGAGACTGCCGCTGCGTTGGCCGCGCACCCTCGCCTCGCGCTTGTCGCTGATCTTCCTCATCGGCCTGATCCTGGCCCAAGGCTTGTCATTCGGCGTCCAGTACTACGAACGCTACGAGAGTGCGAAGAACACCATGCTCGGCAATCTGGAGACCGACGTCTCGACGTCGGTGGCGATACTTGATCGCCTGCCTGCCGCGGAGCGCCCCGCGTGGCTGCCCAAGCTTGCGCGACGCAACTACGGCTACGTGCTCGACGAAGGCCAGCCAGGCACGCCGATGCTTCCCAACAACGCGCCGATATCGGTCAGCTCGATCCAGCAAGCCCTCGGCGAAACCTACGCGCTGACCTACAACCAGATCCCGGGCCCGAAAATGCACTACCAGGCGCACCTGCGCCTCAAGGACGGCAACCCGCTGACCATCGATGTGCGCCCGGCCATGGCGCCGCTTTCGCCTTGGTTGCCGATGGTCTTGCTGGGGCAACTGGCGCTGCTGATCGGCTGTACCTGGCTGGCCGTGCGGATCGCCGTCAGCCCCCTCACCCGGCTGGCGCAGGCGGTGGAGACCCTGGATCCCAACGCCCACGGTGTACGCCTGGACGAAAAAGGCCCGACCGAGGTGGTCCACGCGGCCAAGGCCTTCAACGCCATGCAGGACCGCATCGCTGTCTATCTAAAGGAGCGGATGCACCTCTTGGCCGCGATCTCCCATGATTTGCAGACCCCTATCACCCGCATGAAGCTACGGGCCGAATTCATGGACGATGGCATCGAAAAGGACAAGCTTTACAGCGACCTGGGCGAAATGGAGCACCTGGTGCGCGAAGGCGTGGCCTACGCCCGCAGCATCCATGGCGCCACCGAAGCCAGTTGCCGGATCAGCCTGGATGCGTTTCTCGACAGCCTGGTGTTCGACTACCAGGACACCGGGCAAGACGTACAACTGTCCGGCAAGAACGCCGCGATCATCGATACACGCCCGCACGCGTTGCGTCGGGTGCTGGTCAACCTGGTGGACAACGCATTGAAGTTCGGCGGCTCGGCGCAGATCCAGGTCCAGCCTGCCGCCAACGGACAATTGGCGATCCAGGTATTGGACCGAGGACCCGGTATCAGCGAGCAGGAGCTGGCCGAAGTGCTCAAGCCGTTCTACCGGGTAGAAAGCTCGCGCAACCGGGAAACCGGCGGCACGGGCCTGGGCCTGGCGATCGCCCAGCAACTGGCGAACGCCATGGGCGGCGCGCTGACCTTGAGCAATCGCGAAGGCGGTGGCTTGTGCGCGGAGTTGCGATTGGGGTGCGATCCGCAGGCGTGA
- a CDS encoding ferric reductase-like transmembrane domain-containing protein: protein MPTATATPPAFRYQGWSLFNMIAALVLLMTALILIINPDLTEGVRSAIRATARSSFVLFLLAFTASAFAVLVPSPLSKSLVRERRFIGLAFAFSHLVHALLIYWYGQLNTEFWPGRTTLGNVPGTVGYVFILLLALTSFKSTKRLIGTTAWKRLHTTGMWVVAAIFAYSNFKRIPMSDWYVLPFGLICAATAIRLVGKLAQANKRQSLARAA from the coding sequence ATGCCTACCGCCACCGCAACGCCGCCTGCTTTCCGCTACCAGGGTTGGTCGCTGTTCAACATGATTGCCGCCCTGGTGCTGCTGATGACCGCGCTTATCCTGATCATCAACCCGGACCTGACCGAAGGCGTGCGCAGTGCCATTCGCGCCACCGCTCGCTCATCCTTCGTCCTCTTCCTGCTGGCCTTCACGGCCTCGGCGTTTGCCGTGCTGGTGCCCTCGCCCCTGAGCAAATCCCTGGTGCGCGAACGGCGCTTCATCGGGCTGGCCTTTGCCTTTTCCCATCTGGTCCACGCCTTGTTGATCTACTGGTACGGCCAGCTCAACACCGAGTTCTGGCCTGGCCGGACCACGCTTGGCAATGTGCCCGGCACCGTAGGCTACGTGTTCATCCTGCTGCTGGCCCTGACCTCATTCAAAAGCACTAAGCGACTGATTGGCACCACCGCCTGGAAGCGCCTGCACACGACCGGCATGTGGGTAGTGGCGGCGATCTTTGCCTACTCCAACTTCAAGCGCATTCCCATGAGTGACTGGTACGTGCTGCCGTTCGGCCTGATCTGCGCCGCCACGGCGATCCGCCTGGTGGGCAAGCTGGCCCAGGCCAACAAGCGCCAATCCTTGGCACGTGCGGCCTGA
- a CDS encoding DoxX family protein, whose protein sequence is MYATVSKALNGLHVNLNHAGSWLAPLGLRLFLAWEFFESGLEKWNGQNWFAEIQSAFPFPFNHVPASWNWELSMWAELICALALLIGLGTRASALVLMVVTVVATAAVHWPADWSSLSELAQGYAITNKGYGNFKLPLIYLIALLPLLLQGAGKLSVDALLRSLPWTKKSKP, encoded by the coding sequence ATGTACGCAACTGTCTCGAAAGCGTTGAACGGCCTGCACGTCAACCTCAATCACGCCGGATCGTGGCTCGCACCGCTGGGGCTGCGCCTGTTCCTCGCTTGGGAGTTCTTCGAATCCGGCCTGGAGAAATGGAACGGCCAGAACTGGTTCGCCGAGATTCAGTCGGCCTTCCCCTTCCCGTTCAACCATGTGCCGGCCAGTTGGAACTGGGAATTGTCGATGTGGGCGGAGCTGATCTGCGCCCTCGCCCTGTTGATCGGCTTGGGCACACGGGCGTCGGCGCTGGTATTGATGGTCGTTACCGTGGTTGCCACTGCCGCCGTGCATTGGCCCGCCGACTGGTCGAGCCTGAGTGAGCTGGCCCAGGGGTACGCGATCACCAACAAGGGCTACGGGAACTTCAAGCTGCCGTTGATCTACCTGATTGCGCTGCTGCCGTTGCTGTTGCAGGGAGCCGGCAAGTTGAGCGTGGATGCGCTGCTCAGGTCGTTGCCCTGGACAAAAAAATCGAAACCTTGA